Proteins co-encoded in one Setaria viridis chromosome 9, Setaria_viridis_v4.0, whole genome shotgun sequence genomic window:
- the LOC117836140 gene encoding uncharacterized protein: MEKERRQGFFSALKGEVVRGLSPARSRGKSLLPRTRKTAAAAAEAPTPEELAQYAPEQFVAHSGSLRPGGEVLAPLMEGPEVSEDDAFGEESGRRDGFGQWVRGHLARAPLMAGGGDGGSGSFRRSDLRLLLGVMGAPLAPVSASAAEPLPHLSVKGAPIESSSAQYILQQYLAASGGAKVLRSVRNAYAMGKVRMVASEFETATRVVKNRGSGGAASAVEQGGFVLWQMSPDMWYVELAVGGSKVRAGCNGRLVWRHTPWLGAHAAKGPVRPLRRALQGLDPLSTARLFAEARCVGERKVAGEDCFILKLSADAETLRQRSEGPAEIIRHVLFGYFSQRTGLLAQLEDSHLTRIQPHAGGDAVYWETTISSFLEDYRAVDGVAIAHAGRSAVTLFRFGETAMSHTKTRMEEAWTIQEAAFNVPGLSTDCFIPPADIRRGSAGEPHCELPPRGGKAGAVHPARVAAAERAHPRRDAVAGDRIHWTVEM, encoded by the exons atggagaaggagaggaggcagGGGTTCTTTTCGGCGCTCAAAGGGGAGGTGGTGCGGGGCCtctcgccggcgaggtcgcggGGGAAGTCGCTGCTTCCGCGCACGCGCAAgacggctgctgctgcggcggaggCCCCGACGCCCGAGGAGCTCGCCCAGTACGCGCCGGAGCAGTTTGTGGCCCACTCCGGCAGCCTCCGGCCGGGCGGCGAGGTCCTGGCGCCGCTCATGGAGGGCCCGGAGGTGTCCGAGGACGACGCGTTCGGTGAGGAGTCCGGACGGCGAGACGGGTTCGGGCAGTGGGTGCGCGGCCACCTGGCCCGTGCCCCGctgatggccggcggcggcgacgggggcagcgGGTCGTTCCGCCGCTccgacctccgcctcctcctcggcgtcaTGGGCGCGCCGCTGGCGCCCGtctcggcctccgccgcggaGCCGCTGCCGCATCTCTCCGTCAAGGGCGCCCCCATT GAGTCCTCGTCGGCGCAGTACATCCTGCAGCAGTACctggcggcgtccggcggcgcgAAGGTGCTCCGGTCGGTGCGGAACGCGTACGCGATGGGGAAGGTGCGGATGGTGGCGTCGGAGTTCGAGACGGCCACCCGGGTGGTGAAGAaccgcggctccggcggcgccgcctccgccgtggAGCAGGGCGGGTTCGTGCTCTGGCAGATGTCCCCGGACATGTGGTACGTGgagctcgccgtcggcggcagCAAGGTCCGCGCCGGCTGCAACGGGCGCCTCGTCTGGCGCCACACGCCGTGGCTCGGCGCCCACGCCGCCAAGGGCCCCGTCCGCCCCCTCCGCCGTGCCCTCCAG GGCCTGGACCCGCTGTCGACGGCGAGGCTGTTCGCGGAGGCGCGGTGCGTGGGCGAGAGGAAGGTCGCCGGCGAGGACTGCTTCATCCTGAAGCTGTCGGCGGACGCGGAGACGCTGCGGCAGCGGAGCGAGGGCCCGGCGGAGATCATCCGGCACGTGCTCTTCGGCTACTTCAGCCAGCGCACGGGCCTGCTTGCGCAGTTGGAGGACTCGCACCTGACGCGCATCCAGCcgcacgccggcggcgacgccgtctACTGGGAGACCACCATCAGCTCCTTCCTCGAGGACTACCGCGCCGTCGACGGCGTGGCGATCGCGCACGCGGGGCGCTCCGCCGTGACGCTGTTCCGGTTCGGCGAGACGGCCATGAGCCACACCAAGACGCGCATGGAGGAGGCCTGGACCATCCAGGAGGCTGCGTTCAACGTGCCGGGCCTCTCCACCGACTGCTTCATCCCGCCCGCTGACATCCGCCGCGGCTCCGCCGGCGAGCCCCACTGCGAGCTCCCGCCGCGCGGCGGCAAGGCCGGCGCCGTGCACCCCGCGCGCGTCGCCGCTGCGGAGCGCGCGCACCCGCGGCGCGACGCGGTCGCCGGGGACAGGATCCACTGGACGGTGGAAATGTGA